A region from the Streptomyces tsukubensis genome encodes:
- a CDS encoding acyltransferase domain-containing protein: MIPVDYASHGPQVDALRTDILTTLTGITPHEAAIPMVSAMSGQWLTGPEMDPAYWYASLREPVEFDRAIRVLGEAGHGVFVEASPHPVVIQAIADTLEDRDPVAVGTLRREDGGPERLLTSLAEAYVRGVPVDWTTILGSGTTVDLPTYAFQRPVLARDPRGQALRPAGRRLALPHHLAALRHPPRHHRACALRHLAARRGRPGRARDG; this comes from the coding sequence CGGACCGACATCCTCACCACTCTCACCGGCATCACTCCGCACGAGGCGGCCATCCCGATGGTGTCCGCGATGAGCGGGCAGTGGCTCACCGGCCCCGAAATGGACCCTGCCTACTGGTACGCGTCTCTGCGGGAGCCGGTCGAGTTCGACCGCGCCATCCGCGTCCTGGGCGAGGCGGGTCACGGGGTGTTCGTCGAAGCGTCCCCCCACCCCGTCGTCATCCAGGCCATTGCCGACACCCTGGAGGACCGCGACCCGGTCGCGGTGGGCACGCTGCGCCGGGAGGACGGCGGCCCCGAGCGGCTGCTGACCTCCCTTGCCGAGGCATATGTCCGCGGCGTCCCCGTCGACTGGACCACCATCCTCGGCAGCGGCACCACCGTCGACCTGCCGACCTATGCGTTCCAGCGGCCGGTTCTGGCCCGAGACCCCCGAGGTCAAGCGCTCCGGCCGGCCGGCCGACGACTGGCGCTACCGCATCACCTGGCAGCTCTCCGACACCCACCCCGGCACCACCGGGCCTGCGCTCTCCGGCATCTGGCTGCTCGTCGGGGACGACCCGGACGCGCCCGCGATGGCTGA